The DNA segment TAGTGCTTAAAtgtataataaaagttaattattcaatttatcttttattgatttatatattacatatttgAATATTAGATCTATTATTcgatattaatttaaaatatttatttgatatattggcCGTGGAAAGTTTTAACTCCACAAGTAAGTTTGGGATTTTGTTATATAtctttaaattgtatttaaaaaattaaaataagaacgTGGTAAAATCTCAACCCTACTTGTGGAATAAAAACTTTCTATTACTGGTGTACTAAATAATTATCCATTAATTTATggagtaaaaaaaatattcattacttaaattcactttaaatttaacataaaagtatgagaattaaatttcaaatataaaaaattataattaaaaaaataattaatcctGGCTTGTAGTGTGAGTGCCAAAATCACTAGTACATCTAAATTCAACTATCACTTTGTtaagataatatttttttgatgaattataaaaGGAGAATAAAACTTTAACAACAAAACAACTAACGTGATTTAAACTCAAACCATACTTAAAATATTGAACACCCTAATTATGATGTCAATACATGGGTTTTGCTAGGggtgagtaaaactcgattcgactcgaaaaaatcgaaaaaaattcgaatttcgaattaaacgaatcgagttattcgagtcaattcgaatttttttttcgaatttcgagttcgaatcgagttgagttttcgaattcgaataactcgaataattcgaataattcgaatatcaaactataatattttacatttttaccccaaactcccaaacctttttacttttcccttaaaacttttactccttcccactttcccttcaaaacttttactccccttcaATCCcaacccccaatctacccaaaatccatttcccactaaaattttactcttccatttactttttctcaaaattttattcccaaaaacactcaaaactttttattttcccccataatttttactccctcccattttcctcttaaaatttttacttccttTTAATctcacctcccatctaccccaaatccacccccaattttttttaatattttccctccaaaattttactcttccctatttactttccctcaaaacttttatctcccaaaactttttatttgcCCCCTAAATCTTTACTTCTCACCCtatactctcaaataaaaaattaaaattatctaaaaaaaatcactaaatataaatagtaataattttatttatatctactatttatattattaaattaaatttcacattttatattatttatattattggattgtttagtcatattgaatatttatattaaaattaaattattaattatgctattaaatattcatgttaaaattttatattggtatcaatttcacattttatctttaaaataatttttattaaaaaatcacatttttacatctaatatattttttaattcgaaaatacatagtgacaagaatctgaagataattgaagcaactaagcaaacaaagaagctaacccgtatataaaagattaataaataaattatgaggtgatgaaaattaataaaaattttaattaaggtggataaattttattacgatggctgacagtggttacaaggacccaaaattattttttaaaatttaactcgaacaaatatattcgattcgattcgattcgattcgaattccatctcactcgactcgattcaagaaaatttcaaataaagttaggatgataaaataagattcgaaaactcgattacctcgaaaatttttgattcgattcgattcgattcaattcgatcgaacgctcacccctaggTTTGGCTGTACGGCAAATTTGGTAAAGGTTATATTAAAGTAAAGTGTTTTTTATACTTCTGCTTCCCTCTATTTGCGTCTCATCTAACCAGTCTacaaatatgatgttttaaattaattgaagctaaaaaaaaaaagggcaagCAAACGTCATTCAATACATACAGATGAATCTATTCTTTTTTCATATATAGAatagaatttatataattttaacaaACATACATATATTGTATTATAATATTGTATGATCCAACTTCCTAAGAACTTCTCCAAAGACTTCCACAATTGACTGACTTCCTTTTTGTTCATAACATAATTGAATTCTCATTCCATGTAAATATATGTCCTGGTATTAATCTAAAAAGAACAAAAGGAAGTTTCACTGAAAATTACAAACATGCCTTTATACTAAACTTACATGCTTTTCTTAGGTGGGAAAACCTTTCCTTCCAATCTTTcatgaatattattttttaaaattaagtgattgTATGAGTTAAATCTCCTACATTTTTTTTAACAACCATCTTTCTAATTGATTATAAAAAAGCTTTTCCCAATAATCTTAAGAGTCAAGTATTGCGATTCATCGGTTCAAACAAGTTAAGGCTTTCTTTCTTTGCTTTAAAATGCACTTTACATACAAGACTAACGAAAATAGAAACAAGTAAAATAGGctaatatttatttgaatttataaaaattaaaagaaaaaaaaacattaattcatTAGAAATTCATATGTAAATAAAGGTGGCATATTTCAGGAAAAATAGATTCTGTGTTATATTCCAAATATTCAGTAACACCATTTCCAACCTAAAACAACAAGAAGATTTCATATGGGGAATTGAAAACatcatttataatttcataacaatagCTGTAGTTGCCAAGCAGCATTATTTCATGATATACTAATCACCAAGAGGCATTGCTGACTCACATTTCTATATCCCTACAACAGTTTATAAGATCAATGATTCAGATTATTTACCCCATTAATACAGTACCTTTCAGTACTTATTGGATGCATCAGCATCGTGGACAAACTTGTTCAATCTTTGAGATATCCTAGCAGCTGTGGATGGCTCCCCAGTCTACAACGTTTTCAACCCaagaatttcaaaaacaaaacccaCAAACCAATATTCAtcaaaaaaagggggggggggtaAATGAATGTGAAGAAAGCACAGTAGCAAAGAGTACCTTGAGATGAATAGTGTGGAAAACAGTATCATCATCGACAACAGAGAAATTGGCATTCACAACCTCGGCTCTTTCTTCATGAACAATACGGATGGTTTCATTGAAAATGAACTGACTGTTGAAGCCAGTGTTCAAGGCGATCGCCAAAGAAGAACCAATTTCTTGAATCTGGATTTGAGGAGATTTTGACCCATAGCTGCGACTTGTATTTCCCCTTTCCTCTAATCCCCTTAATCCGTCTTTCATTTCCTTCATCCTGTCCAAGTTTGCCTTTAAACGTTTTATGTAATTTGTAGCTTCATCTAGTTGATCAGGCAGTGATACTGCTTCCTGCAAATTGAATAAACCCCATGCATCATGCAATGCAAATAAAGAGGGGAAGAAAAACCCCAGATTTAGCAAAGATCTGTGCACATTTTGGAGCAAGTTCGTATGTAAAAgattaagagagagagagagaggagtaAACCCTAGAGCTGTGATGTGGAACGAGGGAATTGAGCTTAGAATAGAGAGCTTTCATTTGAATTCTCCTGTTTCTCTCAATGAATTTCCTATCCATTTTTGAGGGATTAGGGTTGTTGATCTCCATGGATATTAAAGTATTTGCTTGATAAGCAATACTAAGCAGCTACCAACAATACTGAATTGAAAAGGACTACCTTTGTTTTAAAGGTCCCCTTACATATCTATATTACTCTCATTCACTGGATTAATAACACGtgaaattttaagtaaattaaaaatatttaattattttttaatataaacaattaattattaaatatatttatctatgttatTATTTAAACTTTTGATTGAGTTTGTGTGATGAGTCAATTAGATACTCAAAAATAACTTAGAGTGTGTTTGataaaccattaaaaattttCGATATTGGAAATGattttcaatatttaatatttttaatgtgtttgataataattttttatttaatataaaatttttaacaaaaaaatattgttgAATAAAATAAGTAACTAGGTAGCTACTTATCACTCAATGtagaaaatattaaatcaattttaatttattaaaaaataa comes from the Gossypium hirsutum isolate 1008001.06 chromosome A06, Gossypium_hirsutum_v2.1, whole genome shotgun sequence genome and includes:
- the LOC107934284 gene encoding transcription factor bHLH162, with amino-acid sequence MEINNPNPSKMDRKFIERNRRIQMKALYSKLNSLVPHHSSREAVSLPDQLDEATNYIKRLKANLDRMKEMKDGLRGLEERGNTSRSYGSKSPQIQIQEIGSSLAIALNTGFNSQFIFNETIRIVHEERAEVVNANFSVVDDDTVFHTIHLKTGEPSTAARISQRLNKFVHDADASNKY